In Terriglobia bacterium, a genomic segment contains:
- a CDS encoding STAS domain-containing protein: MEITIRTQEQVKIIKLRGALKLGESLDRLSETLNDQLGAGELRLVLDLEEVPMIDSSGIGLLVRALTSTKQRGGTVKLLKPSKFVLQTLKLVALVKLFEIFDDLPQAVASFG, from the coding sequence TTGGAAATCACCATCCGCACGCAAGAGCAGGTCAAAATTATCAAGCTGCGCGGGGCGCTCAAGCTGGGGGAGTCGCTCGACCGTCTCAGCGAAACCCTCAACGACCAGTTGGGGGCCGGCGAATTGCGCCTCGTCCTGGACCTCGAGGAAGTTCCCATGATCGACTCCAGCGGCATCGGTCTGCTGGTCCGCGCGCTCACCAGCACGAAGCAGCGTGGCGGCACGGTCAAGCTTCTCAAGCCCTCTAAATTCGTGCTGCAAACGCTGAAGCTCGTCGCCCTGGTCAAACTCTTTGAGATCTTCGATGACCTGCCGCAGGCCGTGGCCTCGTTCGGCTAG
- a CDS encoding efflux RND transporter periplasmic adaptor subunit, with protein sequence MATPSPELQIDIAGFSTRLLAEQGLLSRALSTAHAIADLLPGTAVNLYLLTTEDEAEFWVPRASTGEVSVHDEAIPADSGALGVLHEKQTALLFSGKDLVREEYAHLDIRKTLESLAYLPLVKDGKLTGAVEILSFDRALREGQLAILATLGKVAAVALAAAQGYEEERHDALTSISRLTQLYDLEKVFSSTLEMDELLPIIGNKFCEVLECQGVNLWLLQGDESIELLHQAGVDVTVEQGMVQKPGEGLAGAVSDTGEAVLLADAEDERLIARNQGVEEGAVQSILVVPILDKESLIGVAEAVNKLDGTAFDEDDLFALTNITEAAAIALHNASLLQAERKVEILETLVTVSHEITSTLNLERMLQTIVNAPQAVIPYERAAIALEQRGRFKLSAVTGLTQVNADAPDIAPLNEILQWAALAEEVVHVRQEDGTIDTPREETRAKFAKYFSETGMRAFYAIPLNDDTGRVGILGMESSDPDFLAPAHKEILEVLAGQATVALRNAQMYKEVPFISVLQPVLERKRKFMAMEKRRRQAIVAVSAAAVLFLVICPLPMRVDGDAVVTPVHRASVQPEFEGVVAKVFVREGEPVRRGQVLAEMEAWNYRSALAEAEAKYQTALLQMNRSLAANDGSEAGIQRVQADYWRAEVDRSRELVDKAQLRSPIDGVVATPHVENLAGRRLQYGDSFAEVVDTSNVVVDVGIDDAEASLLKTGSKAVMKLNSYPMRTFRGTVVVVSPQGQQAGESRVFFARVLVPNQDGAIRTGMEGRGKVSVGWYPSGYVFFRRPVMWLYSHVWSWLGW encoded by the coding sequence ATGGCCACGCCAAGTCCGGAATTGCAGATCGATATCGCCGGGTTCTCGACTCGCCTGCTGGCCGAACAGGGGCTTCTCTCCCGCGCGCTTAGCACCGCGCACGCGATCGCTGACCTCCTGCCGGGCACCGCGGTAAACCTTTACCTCCTCACCACCGAAGACGAAGCGGAGTTCTGGGTGCCCCGAGCCTCCACAGGAGAGGTATCCGTGCACGATGAAGCCATACCGGCCGACTCCGGGGCGCTGGGCGTTCTCCATGAGAAGCAGACAGCGCTGCTTTTTTCCGGAAAGGATCTGGTGCGTGAAGAGTACGCCCACCTGGACATTCGTAAGACGCTGGAGTCGCTCGCGTACTTGCCCCTGGTGAAGGACGGGAAACTGACTGGCGCCGTCGAGATCCTGAGTTTTGACCGGGCGCTGCGGGAAGGGCAACTGGCCATCCTGGCGACGTTGGGCAAAGTGGCGGCGGTGGCCCTGGCGGCGGCGCAGGGGTACGAGGAGGAGCGTCACGACGCTCTCACCTCCATCAGCCGGCTGACGCAGCTCTACGACCTTGAGAAGGTTTTTTCATCCACGCTGGAGATGGACGAGTTGCTGCCGATTATCGGGAACAAGTTCTGCGAGGTCCTGGAATGCCAGGGTGTGAACCTCTGGCTGCTACAGGGGGACGAGAGCATCGAGCTGCTGCACCAGGCCGGAGTCGATGTGACGGTAGAACAGGGGATGGTGCAGAAGCCCGGGGAGGGTTTGGCGGGCGCGGTGTCCGACACCGGGGAAGCTGTGCTGCTTGCTGATGCGGAAGACGAGCGGCTAATCGCGCGCAACCAGGGCGTGGAAGAAGGAGCGGTGCAGTCGATCCTGGTGGTGCCGATCCTGGACAAGGAATCGCTGATCGGCGTGGCGGAAGCGGTGAACAAGCTGGACGGCACGGCGTTCGATGAGGACGATCTGTTCGCGCTGACCAACATTACGGAAGCCGCGGCTATTGCGCTGCACAACGCCAGCCTGCTGCAGGCCGAGCGCAAAGTGGAAATCCTGGAAACGCTGGTCACGGTGAGCCACGAGATCACGTCCACGCTGAACCTCGAACGCATGCTGCAGACCATCGTGAACGCGCCGCAGGCGGTGATTCCCTACGAGCGGGCGGCCATCGCGCTGGAGCAGCGCGGACGATTCAAGCTGAGCGCGGTGACCGGGTTAACGCAGGTGAACGCCGATGCCCCGGACATTGCGCCGCTGAATGAAATTCTGCAGTGGGCGGCGCTGGCCGAAGAGGTGGTGCACGTGCGCCAAGAGGACGGGACCATCGACACGCCGCGCGAGGAGACCCGGGCGAAGTTCGCGAAGTATTTCAGCGAGACGGGTATGCGCGCATTTTATGCCATTCCGCTCAACGACGATACCGGACGAGTGGGCATCCTCGGCATGGAGAGCAGCGACCCCGACTTTCTCGCCCCGGCACACAAGGAGATCCTGGAAGTGCTTGCGGGCCAGGCCACGGTGGCGCTGCGCAACGCGCAGATGTACAAAGAAGTGCCTTTCATCAGCGTGCTGCAGCCAGTACTGGAAAGAAAGCGGAAGTTCATGGCCATGGAGAAGCGGCGGCGCCAAGCAATTGTTGCGGTTTCCGCTGCGGCCGTCCTTTTTCTGGTCATTTGCCCTCTACCCATGCGCGTGGATGGCGATGCGGTAGTCACGCCGGTGCACCGAGCGTCTGTCCAACCGGAGTTCGAAGGAGTGGTTGCCAAGGTTTTCGTTCGTGAGGGCGAGCCTGTGAGGCGCGGGCAAGTTTTGGCGGAAATGGAGGCGTGGAACTATCGGTCGGCGCTTGCAGAAGCGGAAGCCAAATACCAAACCGCACTCCTGCAGATGAATCGCTCGCTGGCAGCGAATGATGGGAGCGAAGCGGGAATCCAGCGCGTGCAGGCCGATTATTGGAGAGCCGAGGTGGATCGCTCGCGAGAACTGGTGGACAAGGCACAGCTGCGCTCGCCGATCGACGGTGTCGTAGCGACGCCCCATGTGGAAAATTTGGCTGGCCGGCGCCTGCAATACGGAGATAGTTTTGCGGAAGTGGTAGATACGTCGAATGTGGTGGTGGACGTGGGCATCGATGACGCGGAAGCGAGCCTGCTGAAGACCGGTTCGAAGGCGGTGATGAAATTAAACAGCTACCCGATGCGCACCTTTCGCGGCACCGTTGTCGTGGTCAGCCCCCAAGGCCAGCAAGCGGGGGAATCGCGGGTGTTCTTCGCGCGGGTGCTGGTGCCGAATCAAGATGGGGCGATTCGGACGGGCATGGAAGGCCGGGGGAAAGTTTCGGTTGGTTGGTATCCGTCAGGCTATGTGTTTTTCCGGCGGCCGGTGATGTGGCTATATTCGCATGTCTGGTCGTGGCTGGGGTGGTAA
- a CDS encoding efflux RND transporter periplasmic adaptor subunit, which translates to MKEQNRARSEFVLAVLGIAVAAGCGVDKQVAAANDPVPVSTSRGAETSSAPAAAAPEQRGRGTGDDPLVVSGPLVVEHQLDLVAMREGLVAVILVEAGKRVKTGDVLAQLDDRQIHAELEAARAKTRSIEADVRNWEAEARVMQADYERAQKMWDANLIPKEQLEHAKFKAESEQWDIQRVRELLTNSKETEHGLELELEKTRILAPFDGVVARRYVREGQAVAKGDRLFWVTAEAPLRLRFTLPEKYLGRLKRGQELPLASPDLPQEKHTARVIELSPVVDPASGTIEVLVELVGSQGKLRPGMTVTVRLDNLR; encoded by the coding sequence ATGAAGGAGCAAAACAGAGCGCGCAGCGAGTTTGTTCTGGCGGTGCTGGGCATAGCGGTGGCGGCGGGTTGCGGCGTAGACAAGCAAGTCGCCGCCGCTAACGATCCGGTGCCGGTTTCCACGTCGCGCGGCGCGGAAACCTCCTCCGCGCCGGCGGCTGCGGCGCCGGAACAGCGGGGGCGGGGGACGGGGGACGACCCGCTGGTGGTGTCCGGGCCGCTGGTGGTGGAACACCAGTTGGACCTGGTGGCCATGCGCGAGGGACTTGTCGCGGTGATCCTGGTGGAAGCCGGGAAGCGTGTAAAGACCGGGGACGTGCTCGCGCAGCTCGATGACCGGCAAATTCACGCCGAGCTGGAAGCTGCCCGGGCCAAGACGCGCAGCATCGAGGCCGACGTGCGGAACTGGGAGGCCGAAGCCCGGGTCATGCAGGCGGACTACGAGCGCGCCCAGAAGATGTGGGATGCCAATCTCATCCCCAAGGAACAATTGGAGCACGCCAAGTTCAAAGCGGAATCGGAACAGTGGGACATCCAGCGGGTGCGCGAGCTGCTGACCAATTCGAAAGAGACCGAGCACGGGCTGGAATTGGAGCTCGAAAAAACACGCATCCTGGCGCCGTTTGACGGCGTCGTCGCGCGGCGCTACGTGCGCGAAGGCCAGGCGGTGGCCAAGGGGGACCGCCTCTTCTGGGTGACCGCCGAGGCGCCGTTGCGCCTGCGCTTTACGCTCCCTGAAAAATACCTAGGCCGGCTGAAGCGTGGGCAGGAATTGCCGCTGGCCTCGCCCGATCTGCCGCAGGAAAAGCATACGGCGCGGGTGATTGAACTGAGCCCCGTGGTGGACCCGGCCAGTGGAACGATCGAGGTGCTGGTAGAGCTGGTGGGTTCGCAAGGCAAGCTGCGCCCGGGGATGACCGTCACCGTCCGCCTCGATAATCTGCGATGA